A DNA window from Leishmania panamensis strain MHOM/PA/94/PSC-1 chromosome 27 sequence contains the following coding sequences:
- a CDS encoding hypothetical protein (TriTrypDB/GeneDB-style sysID: LpmP.27.0030): MDAQAPFLVIPTKRGAVPTLTPAQVNAILDPSERILSTSVFEAIDFVKPCLEAGLPMSAYCGMSGYRTVLTLRSSFHGPHASASSTDSTVAGDSEKGRAVVSFEKWREVVKATQPTLVVVVHESVPLCEPLSKRRRVATTRSERWLAKTEETSDLGYTILPSISVAGTHDSGYIDAVPRGENSYEFFQTLQALHLSPKKCTMCVAPHIPALLAAMVSNVSLIECPVPWALAEKGVALLLPVKEATGTTPQPVVPLLDLNDNVFALDINPIDEGCGCFTCKRHCRAYLHHLLTVQEMNSDILLVMHNLTQVVRLVRTYRCADAPAREALVSRVASAL, from the coding sequence ATGGACGCTCAAGCCCCGTTTTTAGTGATTCCGACGAAGCGGGGCGCAGTTCCTACGTTGACACCTGCGCAGGTGAACGCCATTCTGGATCCATCGGAGCGAATCCTCTCCACTAGCGTATTCGAGGCGATAGACTTCGTGAAGCCGTGCCTAGAGGCAGGGCTGCCAATGAGCGCGTACTGCGGTATGAGTGGGTACAGGACTGTGCTCACACTGCGCTCGTCTTTCCACGGCCCGCACGCAAGTGCATCCTCCACAGACTCCACGGTTGCCGGCGATAGTGAGAAAGGCCGCGCGGTGGTTTCCTTTGAGAAATGGCGCGAAGTGGTGAAGGCAACGCAGCCCACCTTGGTGGTGGTTGTACACGAATCTGTTCCTCTTTGCGAGCCACTGAGCAAGCGGCGACGTGTTGCCACAACTCGCTCGGAGAGGTGGCTGGCTAAAACCGAAGAGACGTCAGACCTGGGGTACACGATTCTGCCGTCCATCTCGGTTGCTGGTACCCACGATAGTGGGTACATTGACGCCGTGCCCCGCGGGGAGAACAGCTACGAGTTTTTCCAAACGCTCCAGGCACTTCACCTATCACCGAAAAAGTGTACAATGTGCGTTGCACCCCACATTCCTGCACTGCTTGCCGCGATGGTGAGCAATGTGTCGCTGATAGAGTGCCCAGTTCCGTGGGCACTCGCCGAAAAAGGTgtagcgctgcttcttcctGTGAAGGAGGCGACAGGGACGACCCCACAACCCGTTGTACCCCTTCTGGACTTAAATGACAACGTGTTCGCCCTTGATATCAACCCTATCGATGAagggtgcggctgcttcacCTGCAAGCGACACTGTCGTGCCTACCTGCACCATCTTCTGACTGTGCAAGAAATGAACAGCGACATTCTCTTGGTCATGCATAATCTTACGCAGGTAGTCCGCCTCGTGCGAACCTACAGGTGTGCCGACGCGCCTGCGCGTGAGGCTCTTGTGAGTCGCGTTGCTTCCGCCCTTTGA
- a CDS encoding CAAX prenyl protease 1, putative (TriTrypDB/GeneDB-style sysID: LpmP.27.0040), with translation MLFSTNLFLGTTLISLNAISVWDAYLVLRQRRANEAKGMPLYFKEYITDEEFAKSKAYASERSTFSFIQHVKGLVMRNVSILLRLPARLYYLAMQPTGFSAGSFSHNYAAAVVEDLIFTVLDIPFSYYENFYIEKRHGFNKMTKTEFVKDILKSLFLRVTLLYPMQIALIQFVVRRFGERFPLYLFSGMSVILVIFLLAMPTLIQPLFNKFTPLDTEMLLYKKIAQLSTELGFPLKKVFVVDGSRRSHHSNAYFYGFGNNKRIVLYDTILEQLKDDDESIIGVLCHELGHWKHSHMYMNIALILGQLMLVSYGARLVLFDKRVYEAFGFGEIDPVIGLNIFLEPFYSTLSTLFGYGFCSISRRNEFQADRFAVKHNHGESLKRALLVMAKENRTGLTSDPLYSALHYTHPPLLERLQAVDAELKKQE, from the coding sequence ATGTTATTCTCAACCAATCTCTTTCTGGGAACGACCCTCATATCGCTCAATGCCATTAGCGTGTGGGACGCATAcctggtgctgcgccagcgccgcgccaaTGAAGCCAAAGGCATGCCATTGTATTTTAAGGAGTACATCACTGACGAGGAGTTTGCGAAGTCAAAGGCGTACGCGAGTGAAAGGAGCACATTCAGCTTCATTCAGCATGTAAAGGGGCTGGTGATGAGAAACGTTAGCATTTTGCTACGGCTTCCCGCGCGTCTGTACTACCTTGCTATGCAGCCCACTGGCTTCTCTGCCGGCTCCTTTTCTCACAActacgccgccgctgtaGTTGAGGATTTGATCTTCACCGTACTCGACATTCCCTTCTCTTACTACGAGAACTTCTACATCGAGAAGCGGCACGGATTTAATAAGATGACCAAAACCGAATTTGTGAAGGACATTCTGAAATCTCTGTTTCTCCGTGTCACGCTGCTCTACCCTATGCAGATCGCGCTCATCCAGTTTGTGGTGCGACGCTTCGGTGAGCGCTTTCCATTGTACCTCTTCTCCGGAATGTCGGTGATTCTCGTCATTTTTCTCTTGGCAATGCCAACACTCATCCAGCCGCTGTTCAACAAGTTCACCCCGCTTGACACAGAGATGCTCCTGTACAAGAAGATTGCGCAGCTCAGCACAGAGCTGGGCTTCCCGCTGAAGAAGGTGTTCGTCGTCGATGGGAGCCGCCGCTCGCACCACAGCAATGCCTACTTCTACGGCTTCGGCAACAACAAGCGCATTGTCCTCTATGACACTATTCTGGAGCAACTGAAAGATGATGACGAGTCCATCATTGGAGTGCTTTGTCACGAGCTCGGCCATTGGAAGCACAGCCACATGTACATGAACATTGCTTTGATTCTTGGTCAGCTCATGCTGGTTTCCTACGGTGCACGCCTAGTCCTCTTCGACAAGAGGGTGTATGAGGCGTTTGGTTTCGGCGAGATCGATCCGGTAATTGGACTCAACATCTTCCTTGAGCCGTTCTACAGCACACTGAGTACACTATTTGGATACGGATTCTGCTCTATTTCACGGCGCAACGAGTTCCAAGCGGATCGCTTTGCTGTGAAGCACAATCACGGTGAGAGCCTAAAGAGGGCCTTGTTAGTAATGGCTAAGGAAAACCGGACTGGCCTCACCTCGGATCCGCTGTACTCGGCGCTTCACTACACGCACCCGCCCCTGCTGGAGCGCTTGCAGGCGGTTGATGCGGAGCTCAAGAAGCAAGAATAG
- a CDS encoding DEAD-box helicase-like protein (TriTrypDB/GeneDB-style sysID: LpmP.27.0050), whose protein sequence is MSGTGSSLSVQLTASSTQTSSFRASNPTDVDSLPPLVELVHPKLRRPLTDSMKIKSLTLIQKLCWAAVLDSDSDVLVRSETGSGKTLAYALPTLHRLLMECDQTPISREVGTLIIIMCPTRELVLQVTETVCTLVRCAQFITVGGIHGGENRHKEKARLRKGLPILVTTPGRLLDHLKTTASFNVANAQTVIMDEADRLLDMGFEKALREIMELLEKKCRHASSLKRILVSATITDGVERLSHFALRKNIARIGETQDTFSVPTTLKQHYVVVPVKHRLSVLLTFLRSQLDAGAHKIIVFVLTADSAEFLYLLASRLQSPFHSKSYEGKVVTRSRRAPMSTKKMIETANGHLNNDAATDKVITFEEVSDNETEGDVSLDSTAASRRAFLDANIFTLHGNMSQVDRAAVFHAFKYDTGKSRSGKSVLFCTDVAARGLDMPKIDWIVHYDPPTDPKIYVHRIGRTARIGNSGDSILFLAPDELGYAAYLTHFIHSQMQQGDNKEAMAMSERKYEIFLFYLTKLDPKSNHMWMQSTAALGRAISRLVMQREVDRGGDAKDSLYRVALFAYQSYLRAYAGLPREIKSLFFFVSLHLGHVAQSFGIDKSPSEMQRELKVYIREDRVLARDNRKGTVTNSHDGEGHKKKRQRVELDHEDQYHSMLTQKQRKLTRDWAEKRRKESTKIRPLQFSEFDA, encoded by the coding sequence ATGTCAGGCACGGGTTCCTCGCTGTCTGTGCAGCTAACCGCCTCGTCTACGCAGACCTCGAGCTTTCGCGCCAGCAATCCAACAGACGTCgattctctccccccactcgtggagctggtgcatccaaagctgcgccgcccttTGACGGACTCGATGAAGATCAAGAGCCTCACCCTTATCCAAAAGCTGTGCTGGGCGGCAGTCCTGGACAGTGACAGCGACGTTCTTGTGCGCAGCGAgactggcagcggcaagacgcTCGCCTACGCCCTCCCCACACTTCACCGTCTTCTCATGGAGTGTGATCAGACGCCCATCTCGCGTGAGGTGGGCACACTCATCATTATCATGTGCCCGACTCGCGAGCTTGTGCTGCAGGTGACAGAGACGGTGTGCACTctggtgcgctgcgcgcAGTTCATCACCGTTGGCGGCATCCATGGCGGCGAGAACCGGCACAAGGAGAAGGCTCGGTTGCGCAAAGGTCTCCCGATTCTGGTCACGACGCCTGGTCGGCTGCTCGATCACCTCAAGACTACCGCTTCTTTCAACGTTGCCAACGCGCAAACGGTGATCATGGACGAGGCGGATCGGCTGCTCGATATGGGATTCGAAAAGGCTCTACGTGAGATTATGGAACTGTTGGAGAAGAAGTGCCGCCATGCGTCCAGTCTGAAGCGTATTCTTGTTtccgccaccatcaccgaTGGTGTTGAGCGACTGTCGCACTTTGCCCTGCGCAAGAACATCGCCCGCATCGGCGAGACGCAAGACACCTTCTCCGTCCCGACGACGTTGAAGCAGCACTACGTGGTGGTGCCAGTGAAACACCGTCTCTCGGTTCTTCTCACCTTTCTTCGTTCCCAGCTAGACGCTGGTGCTCACAAAATCATCGTATTTGTCTTGACGGCGGACAGCGCGGAGTTTCTGTATCTCCTCGCCTCTCGTCTGCAGTCCCCATTTCACAGCAAGTCGTATGAGGGCAAGGTCGTCACGCGCTCGCGCCGTGCACCCATGAGCACGAAGAAAATGATCGAAACCGCCAACGGCCACCTCAACAACGACGCTGCCACGGACAAGGTGATCACATTTGAGGAGGTAAGTGACAACGAGACGGAAGGTGACGTGAGTCTCGACAGTACCGCAGCGTCGCGTCGCGCTTTCCTGGATGCCAATATCTTCACGCTGCACGGCAACATGTCACAGGTCGACCGAGCCGCCGTCTTTCACGCCTTCAAGTATGACACTGGGAAGtcccgcagcggcaagagCGTGCTGTTCTGCACGGACGTGGCTGCTCGCGGTCTTGATATGCCGAAGATCGACTGGATTGTGCACTATGACCCTCCAACAGATCCGAAAATCTATGTACACCGGATCGGGCGCACAGCGCGTATtggcaacagcggcgactCGATTCTGTTTCTTGCACCAGACGAGCTTGGCTATGCAGCATACCTGACGCACTTCATCCACTCGCAGATGCAGCAGGGCGACAACAAAGAGGCGATGGCAATGTCGGAGCGCAAGTACGAGATATTTCTCTTCTATTTGACCAAGCTGGATCCCAAGTCGAACCACATGTGGATGCAGAGCACGGCCGCGCTGGGGCGTGCCATCTCACGCCTTGTGATGCAGCGGGAGGTCGATCGCGGGGGAGACGCCAAGGACAGTCTATACCGCGTCGCGCTGTTTGCGTATCAGTCGTACTTGCGCGCCTACGCGGGCCTGCCAAGAGAAATTAagtcgctcttcttcttcgtctcgctgcacctcggcCACGTCGCACAGAGTTTCGGCATCGACAAGAGTCCATCGGAGATGCAGCGGGAGCTAAAGGTCTACATCCGCGAAGACCGCGTACTCGCCCGCGACAACCGCAAAGGCACCGTCACTAACTCACATGACGGGGAGggacacaaaaaaaaacgtcaGCGTGTGGAGCTGGACCATGAGGACCAATACCACAGCATGCTCACTcagaagcagcgcaagctGACGCGTGATTGGGCTGAGAAGAGGCGCAAGGAGAGCACCAAAATTCGGCCGCTACAGTTCTCCGAATTCGACgcgtga